GAATCCATCGACGTAAAACCGCCAGATTTTCTGGATTGTATTCTTCATAATAGAGAAATTATAATCATTACAAATATAAAACTTTTATATTCTAAATAACAAATAAAAGGGCAAAAAGTTAGTCATCGACACAAAAAAGCATTCCGGCGTCGAAAAATTCCGAACCGTCTATCTATTTTGCAGGGCATTTTACGACACTGTATCTTCGCAATCGTAAAACAATATAGCATAACGAAGATATGAGAAACGTAAGAAGATTGACAGTGATAACACTCAGTGTGGCAAGCGCCTGTGTCGACAGCACGACACTGCAGGCACAGGATGCGACTCCCACTGCAGCGCAGGAAATCACAGTACAAAGTACTTCATCGCAAGACGATGCGGCGCTCCCCTCTCAGTGGGACTTGCAAACCTGCATTGACTATGCCCTGCAACACAACATCACCCTGAAGCGTAACCGTATCAGTGCGGAAAGCGCCGAAGTGGATGTGAAAACTGCGAAAGCAGCCCTGTTTCCCAGTTTGTCGGCAAGTGTCAGCCAACGTATCGTAAACCGCCCCAACAGCGAGACGAATACGATTATCGATGGTGACAACATCACCAGTAGCACCAGTAAGACGTCGTACAACGGTAGCTATGGTATTGATGCCAGTTGGACCCTCTACAATGGCAGCAAGCGCCTGAACACCATCAAGCAGCAGAAGCTGAACAACCGCATTGCCGAACTCAATGTAGCCGAAAGTGAAAATTCTATCGAAGAGAGCATTGCACAAATATATGTGCAGATACTCTACGCTGCCGAAGCTGTTAAAGTAAATGAGAATACTCTTGCCGTCAGCCAGGCCGAACGTGATCGCGGACAACAGTTGCTGGAGGCCGGAAGTATCGCCAAGAGCGACCTCGCACAGTTGGAATCACAGGTCAGCACTGATAAATATCAGTTAGTGACGGCACAAGCCACCTTGCAAGATTACAAATTACAACTGAAACAACTTCTGGAGTTGGATGGTGAAAGTGAAATGAATCTCTATCTGCCTGCCTTAGGTGATGAAAATGTGCTGACGCCCCTGCCCACCAAAACAGATGTGTATCGAGCTGCTCTCACTTTCCGTCCTGAGATAGAATCGGGCAAGCTGAATGTACAGGCTTCCGATTTGGATATCAGCATTGCCAAAGCAGGATATATCCCTACACTGAGCCTCAGTGCCGGTATCGGTACAACGAACGCCAACGGCAATGATTTCTCCTTCTCCGAACAGGTGAAGAATAACTGGAACAACTCATTAGGTCTGACCGTAAGCATTCCTATCTTCAACAACCGTCAAACCAAAAGTGCGGTACAGAAAGCCCGCCTGCAAAAACAGACCAGCGAACTGGACTTGCAGGATCAGCAGAAGACCTTATACAAGACTATTGAAAGTTTATGGTTAGATGCCAATAGTGCACAACAACAATATGTAGCAGCTGCCGAGAAACTACGCAGTACACAGACAAGTTACGATCTCATTCAAGAGCAGTTCAACCTGGGCATGAAGAATACAGTAGAACTGCTGACAGAGAAGAATAACCTGCTCAATGCCCAACAGGAAACATTGCAAGCCAAATATATGGCTATACTGAATGCACAGTTATTGCGATTCTACCAGGGAGAGGGAATACAATTATAAGTGATTAGTGATAAATAAAAGAAACGATATGAGTAAGAAGAAAATTATCATCGTAGCGGTCGGCATCATCATTGTGGCCGGCATGGCTATCTGGATATTTGGCGGAGATGCAAAAAAACGGAAAGTGGTATACGAGACGACTACCGTAAGTCGTAGCGACATTTCCAACTCTGTGACTGCCACAGGCACCATTGAACCGGTGACTGAAGTGGAAGTAGGTACACAGGTCAGTGGTATCATTGATAAGCTGTATGCAGATTATAATTCGGTAGTGACCAAAGGGCAACTCATTGCCGAAATGGATAAAGTGACCCTGCAAAGTGAGCTTGCTTCACAAAAGGCAACCTATGATGGTGCCAAAGCCGAATATGAATATCAACAGAAGAACTACGAACGCAACAAAGGTCTGCACGAGAAGCAACTCATCAGCGATACGGATTACGAGCAAAGCCTCTACAACTACCAGAAAGCCAAAAGCGCCTATGACAGTAGTAAGGCATCTCTTGCCAAGGCAGAACGTAACTTGTCGTACGCCACCATCACCTCTCCTATCGACGGCGTTGTTATCAGCCGTGATGTAGAAGAAGGACAGACAGTAGCTTCCGGCTTCGAAACTCCGACCCTCTTCACCATTGCTGCGGACTTGACACAAATGCAAGTAGTGGCCGATGTAGATGAAGCTGACATAGGCGATGTAGAAGAAGGACAACGTGTGAGCTTTACAGTAGATGCTTATCCGAATGATGTATTCGAAGGTAAAGTTACACAAATCCGTCTTGGAGCAACCAGCAGTTCAAGCAGTACCACTACATCTACCACTGTGGTAACTTATGAAGTAGTGATCTCCGCCCACAACCCTGATTTGAAGTTGAAACCGAGATTGACAGCAAACATTACGATCTATACACTGGATAAGCAAGGAGTACTGAGTGTTCCTGCAAAGGCTTTACGCTTTACACCGGCAGTTCCATTGGTAGGCAAGGATGCCGTAATCAAGGACTGCGAAGGAGAGCATAAGGTATGGACCCGTGAAGGAGATACGTTTACCGCACATCCGGTCAGCATCGGTATCTCTAACGGAATTATGACGGAAATTACAGGTGGCATCAATGAAAACACGCAAGTCGTAGCTGATGCAGTAATCAGCACAGGCAGCGGACAGGCAGCTGTAGCCGAAGGACAGGAAGGAGGAGAAAGAAGTCCTTTCATGCCTGGCCCTCCGGGAAACAATAAAAAGAAAAATAATAAGTAATCATATTATGAGTAAAACAGTCATAGAATTGCAAAACATCCGGCGTGATTTCCAAGTGGGCGAGGAAACGGTGCATGCCCTGCGTGGCATCTCCTTTTCCATTGCCGAAGGAGAGTTCGTCACCATCATGGGTACGTCCGGTTCCGGTAAATCGACACTGTTGAATACCCTGGGTTGCCTCGATACTCCTACCAGTGGAGAATACTTGCTGGACGGTATATCCGTACGTACCATGAGCAAGCCTCAGCGCGCCATATTACGAAATCGGAAAATCGGTTTCGTATTCCAAAGCTATAATTTGCTGGCAAAGACAACTGCCGTGGAGAATGTAGAATTGCCTTTAATGTATAATGCTTCTGTCTCAGCAGCCGAACGCAGACGCCGAGCCATAGAAGCTCTGCAAGCCGTAGGGCTGGGCGACCGTCTGGAACATAAATCGAACCAGATGTCGGGTGGACAGATGCAACGTGTAGCCATTGCCCGTGCCCTGGTAAACAACCCTGCGGTAATCCTTGCCGATGAGGCAACAGGTAATCTGGACACGCGTACTTCTTTTGAGATATTGGTTCTTTTCCAAAAACTACATGCCGAAGGACGCACCATTATATTCGTTACCCACAATCCCGAAATAGCCCAGTACAGTAGCCGGAACATTCGTCTGCGTGACGGGCATGTGACGGAAGACACGGTGAATACGAAAATTCTATCGGCAGCAGCGGCACTGGCAGCATTACCGAAAAATGATGAAGATTAAGAAATATAAATTATGAACGGAACAAACCTTTTCAAAATAGCCCTCCGCGCCCTTGCCAACAACAAGCTTCGCGCCTTCCTCACCATGCTGGGTATCATCATTGGTGTGGCCTCCGTCATCACCATGCTTGCCATCGGACAGGGTTCGAAGAAAAGTATCCAGGCACAGATATCGGAAATGGGGTCGAACATGATCATGATTCACCCTGGCAGTGATACGCGTGGCGGTGTCCGTCAAGATGCTTCTTCCATGCAGACTTTGAAACTGACTGATTACGAAGCACTACGGGATGAGACTAACTTCCTGGCAGCTGTCAGTCCAAACGTATCGTCCAGTGGACAGCTCATTGCCGGAAACAATAATTATCCTGCCTCCGTAAATGGTGTAGGTACTGAATACCTCGAAATTCGCCAGTTAAGTGTGGAAAGCGGCGAGATGTTCACCGAAGCTGACATCCAGAATGCAGCAAAAGTCTGTATCATAGGTAAGACTATTGTAGACAACCTCTTCCCTAACGGACAGAACCCTATCGGACATATTATCCGTTTCAATCAGGTTCCCCTACGTGTAGTAGGTGTGCTCAAAGCGAAAGGATACAACTCCATGGGTATGGACCAGGATGAAATCGTGCTGGCTCCCTACACCACCGTAATGAAACGTATGCTGGCAGTTACCTATCTTCAAGGTATCTTTGCCTCTGCCCTCTCCGAAGACATGACAGATTATGCCACGGACGAAATTACCACCATCCTGCGCCGTAATCACAAGCTGAAAGAAAATGATGACGATGACTTCACCATCCGTAGCCAGCAAGAACTCAGTACGATGCTGAATTCTACCACTGACTTGATGACCACACTTTTGGCATGTATTGCCGGCATTTCTCTGGTAGTAGGTGGTATCGGTATCATGAACATTATGTATGTCAGCGTAACCGAACGTACGCGTGAAATCGGTCTGCGTATGTCCGTAGGCGCACGTGGCGTGGATATTCTTTCACAATTCCTGATTGAGGCCATCCTTATTAGTATTACAGGTGGCATCATTGGAGTCGTCATCGGCTGCGGAGCCTCATTCATTGTGAAGAACGTAGCCCACTGGCCCATCTATATCCAGGCATGGAGTGTGTTCCTCTCCTTTGCTGTCTGCACCGTCACTGGTGTATTCTTCGGCTGGTATCCGGCTAAGAAAGCAGCTGATCTGGATCCGATAGAGGCAATCAGATACGAGTAAGAGAATTATGAATGATAAATTATGAATTATGAATGGCTATGCAGCAGACGATGCAGTAAAATTCATAATTCATAATCCATAATTCATAATTAAAATACCTATTTTTGTAATATGATTATGCAAGAACCCAAAACACGCCGGATTGTAGAAGTCCTCATTCATATCATCGGATGGGGCATTGTTTTTGCCTTTCCATTTCTGCTGATGAACCGCAGTGGATTCACGGTTAGCTGGATAGACTACCTGCGTCATGGCAGTACAGTGCCGATATCGTTCCTTATCGTGTTTTATATAAACTACTGCTTCTTTATTCCCCACTTTCTGTTTGAAGGACGAATTAAACAATATATCATACTGAACCTCCTGCTTATACTTTGCACCGCTATTGGTGTACACTTCTGGCAGGATTTCATCTTCCATACCTATGTGAAGTCCACTCCTCCCAAGCGTCCCGGACCTCCCAGTTGGATATTTATTCTGCGCGACGTATTCTCAATGGTTCTCACTGTCGGTCTGGCAGCTGCTATCCGTATGAGCGGTCGCTGGATAAAAGTGGAAGCTGCCCGTCGTGAGGCAGAGAAAAGCCGTACAGAAGCTGAATTGAAAAACTTGCGTAATCAACTGAATCCGCACTTCCTGCTCAATACCCTGAACAATATCTATGCCCTTATCGCTTTTGACAGCGATAAAGCACAAGCTGCTGTCCAAGAGTTGAGCCGTCTTTTGCGCCATGTTCTCTACGATAACCAACAAAACTTTGTTGCCTTGGGCAAAGAAATGGACTTCATCCGCAACTATATCGAGCTGATGCGTATCCGTCTTGCCTCCAACGTGACCGTAGAGACCCAAATCGATGTCCGTGCCGATAGCCGTACGGAAATAGCCCCACTCATTTTCATCTCCCTCATAGAGAATGCCTTCAAACATGGCATCTCCCCTACTGAGCCCAGCTTTATCCGCATCCATTTCAGCGAAAGTCCCGGTCAGGTGTGCTGTGAAATAACCAACAGCTACCATCCCAAAAGCCAAGCTGATAAAAGTGGAAGTGGTATAGGGCTGGAGCAGGTACGGAAACGTCTGGAACTGACCTATCCCGGTCGGTATGAATGGAAACAGGGAGTGAGTGACAACGGGAAAGAATATAAATCAATATTGGTGATAGGGTTTATAGAGTGATAGAGTGATAAAGTAATATCACATTATCACTTTATAACCCTATCACCCCTAAATATTCAACATTATGAACCTGACTTGTGCCATAGTAGACGATGAACCGTTAGCTTTAGACCTATTGGAAAGCTACGTCAATAAGACCCCGTTCCTGACATTGGACGGAAAGTATTCCAGTGCCGTACAGGCTATGAAAGAGCTACCGGAGAAGCGAGTTGACTTGCTTTTCCTCGATATACAAATGCCAGAACTTAATGGCCTTGAGTTCTCTAAAATGGTAGATCCGCATACCCGTATCATATTTAGTACTGCTTTTGAGCAATATGCCATCGACGGTTATAAAGTGAATGCTCTGGATTATCTGTTAAAGCCAATCTCCTACGTAGATTTTTTGCAGGCAGCAAACAAAGCAGTGCAATGGTTTGAATTATTGCAGCAGCCCAAAGAAGAAATTGAAAGCATATTTGTTAAAAGCGACTATAAACTGGTGCAAATAGAGCTTAAAAAGATACTTTATGTGGAGGGTTTGAAAGATTATGTTAAAATTTATACAGAGGATAGTGCTCGGGCAATATTATCTCTTATGAGTATGAAATCAATGGAGGAATTATTGCCAGCTTCCCGTTTTATGCGGGTTCACAGATCTTATATTGTCCAGAAAGAAAAAATAAGAGTTATTGACCGCGGACGAATTGTGTTCGATAAAACGTATATCCCCGTCAGCGATAGTTATAAACAGGTATTTCAAGCATTCCTGGATAAAAGAAGTTAGAATATAACATTCATTTGTCGATAAAATATCCGAATCTGTCGACAAAACATAATTTCCTATTGCATATTAAAAAATGTTTTTTTACCTTTGCATCGAACAGATAAAGGAAGTTGTGAAACTTCCCCCAATAGAATAGTTTAGTTAAGTCTAGTTTAGTTTTTGTGTGAAGCACTTCCTCCGTGAGCGAACGACAGGAAGTGCTTTTTTGTGTATCTCAACTATTCCACTCACTTTATTCCCAAAAATTGGAAAGGTTTTGCAGTAACAAACTCTTTAGCAGTATTTCCCGCATACGTCTTACCATCAAGGAGGTTCAACTTCCTGACGGGTGCTTTCTCTGAAAAATCCACATCCTTGAAGTCAACCCAGAATACATTGGGATATAAAGTAGATTCAAAGTAATAAACTTTATCCTTTTGATCGGAAACCGTTCTCCAACGCGTTGAAGATATGTTCGGCTGATCAGGAGTACTAATGCCAAACGGAACAGAAGTATTGCGTATCACGCTAAAAACACTGGCCAGTGCCGTACGTGTATCTTCGGTCTTAGGAATTGCATTAATATAGAATGAAGCCCTCACAAAACGGTCGGCAGCCCGGTTAGTGCCGGGTAAGAAGGTCGTTCCTCCAATAGTCTTCCAATAATCATCAAGTGCCAATTGCTGGTCGAAAACGGGTGAATTGGTCATCACCTGATAGGACCTGTTATGGTGTATATTCAGCTTTCCATCTATATATTCAAAGATAGCATTATCACCCGTAGCATCTGAAATGGAGAGATGAAGAGTAGCCATACGTGTACCGTCAGGCATCATATCCGATACCACATCGAAGGTATTCTTTTCTATTTCGGAAACCGCTTCACTCACCGTTGCAAAATTATCAAGCATATATTGCACCCAGGCAGCTATGGACAAAGCCGGTTTTTCACCATTCCATTGAGGATAAGACGATTCTGCCAACCATAATAAATTAGCAACGAGTCCTTTCTCATTCATGCCGTCAGTGCTGCATATATCATAAGCCGAAGTAACGACACTACCATATTTGGATTTCCAACGCATCGGGTCCTTTCCCACCTCTCCATTACGCTCCATGCCTCGCGGAAAGATCCAGATATTACTACGGGTATCTTCCTTCCAGTCCATGGTACGGCCTGTTATCACCATATCTTTGTTTCCTTGATAAACTACACGTGTACAAGCCCTTACACGTTTCTGAGGTATTACTGAAAATATAACCACAAGCGCGGTGATTAAAAATACATTTGTCTTACACATAATTATCTGATATTAAGTTGTTAGTAAGTATGAATACTAACAAAAGTACAGACTACAAAGTTCTTAAAAGAACCGGGAGACTATCTACCGGAAATAAATAAATATTAAAATTGAAAACAAACCACAAGAAATGCTGTTGGAAGGGGAAACTTAAAAACGATAACAGTTATGAATTACGGTATTAGTATCCTTTTCAGGGCTATCCCACTGCTGATGGCCCTCTTCTGTTTTGGCTACGGAGCCTTTGTGCTCGACATGGGGACGGACGTAAACCGATTTGTTGCCGGGCCCGTAGTATTTTCATTAGGAATGATATGCATTGCATTGTTTGCTACTGCAGCTACCATCATCCGGCAACTCATCCACACATACAGTACTGCGGCAAAATACGTATTGCCTATTCTCGGCTATCTGGCTGCAATAGTATGTTTCATTGGTGGAATGACTTATATAAATGACGGTATTACTGCCGCCCATTTCGTAGCAGGGCACGTCATTTGTGGAGTAGCATTTATCACCGCCTGCGTAGCTACCACTGCCACTGCATCCACCCGTTTCACTCTAATCCCACAAAACTCAAAACGAACGGATCATACCGTACCGGCAAAAGCTTTCTCATCTGCACAAGGAGATGCGCTGATTATTCTTGCTGTCATCTTTGCTGTAATTACATGGGTATGGACTTTCTGGCTATTAGGACAAAGCAGCACTCATGTTGCTTATTTCGTAGCCGGACATGTTATGGCAGGATTAGCTTGCATATGCACCAGCTTAGTGGCACTTGTAGCTACCATATCACGCCAGATACGGAACACTTATACCGGTTCGGAACGAAAATGGTGGCCTGCCCTTGTATTGGCAATGGGTACACTTAGTATCCTCTGGGGACTTTGGATACTGACTGACATCGATCCTGATAAGTCCTCCATCGGATATATAATGATAGGTCTGGGTTTGGTTTGTTACAGCATTTCCAGTAAAGTGATCCTGCTGGCAGTTATCTGGCGGAATGTCTTCAAACTGGCGAATCGCATTCCGCTTATTCCAGTACTCACTGCACTGACCTGCCTTTTCTTATCTGCCTTTATGTTTGAAATGGCGACACTGGACGACGTTTACTTTGTTCCTGCACGTGTATTGGCCGGATTAGGAGGCATCTGCTTCACACTGTTCTCCATCGTCAGCATCCTCGAAAGCGGGACATCCAACTCATAAATCACTCTCTCAATAATTGCTTTTATGGATGGGCTAAGGTTTTGCCAGCTCATCCATAAATACTTCTACATTCCATGCATGATGGGCTACATAGGCAGCCGGACCGGTATCACCCGAATCCAGAATATCCTGCACGACATTAGCCTTATTTCTGCCTGTAACGAAGAAGATCAATTGCTTGGCATTGAATAACAGACAGCCGGTCATAGCAATACGCTTCTGACCGTTGTAAGGATTCACACTCACCTCATAAGGATGAAAGGAAGAAAGTAAATGCTCCTGTCCGGGAAAAATAGACGAGGTATGTCCATCTTCGCCAGCACCGAGCAACACAATGTCAAGAGCCGGGAATCCATGCCAGAGAGATGCATGACAACGTACTACACTGGAGTAACGCTTCGCCTCATTGTCGGGACGATTGTTACCATCGATAGGAAAAATGTATTCCTCCGGCATATGAACCTTATCCAACAACAAACGGCGCATAGTGCCATAATTACTTTCTGAATCTTCGGCAGGCACACAACGTTCATCCACCCAATAGATGCGCATACGCAACCAGGGAGTGGCATCCTTGAACTCATCCGCCCACAAATCGAACATGAGCGAAGGCGTACTGCCTCCGCTGAATGCTATGTGGAAAATCTTTTGCGGCTCTGCCTCCATCAGACTTATGATGTGTTTGATAAGAGCTCGTGCCGTTTCAACAGCTGTACTATAGATATAAGTTTTCATAACTCACAATATTGATCAGTGTTCGTTAAGTTTTTACACGGATTGGTCCAGTCAGCACCATGTTCGTGCATCATAGCTTCACTCTCCAGAGGTCCCCAGGTTCCGACGGGATAGCCATAGAGAGGTGCATCCGGATATTCGTTCCAATAGCGCAATACCGGATCGAAGAAACGCCAGGAAGCTTCGACGGCATCACTACGAGTGAAAAGGGTCGGATCACCCTGAATACAGTCTTCTATCAGGCGGGCATAAGCATCACCTGTAGCCTTTCCGCCCAATTGGTCATAACTGAAATCCATCATCACCTGCTTCACATCGAATCCCGGACCGGGCACTTTCATACCAAACTTCAGTACGATGCCCTCATTGGGTTGCAAGCGAAGGATAAGTTTATTAGCCCGCGGACAATGTCCGCCATGGCAATGAAACATCTGATGCGGTGTCTCACGGAAATGCACTACAATCTCCGTCACCTTCGTAGGCATCTGCTTTCCTGTGCGGATGTAGAAAGGTACACCACTCCAGCGCCAGTTATCGATACCGATTTTCATGGCAATGTAAGTTTCAGTGCGCGAGTCGGCAGGAACGTTCTTTTCTTCACGGTAGCCCTTTTTAGAACCGGAAGCCGTATATTGCCCGCGGACTATATGTTCATTCAAATCTTCATCCGTCAGAGGTTTCAAGGATTCATAGACCTTCACCACTTCATTACGGAAATTGTCAGCCGTAAAAACTGCAGGAGGTTCCATAGCGGTAAGAGCTACCAACTGGATAAGATGGTTCTGAACCATATCCCGCAAAGCTCCTGTTCCATCATAGAAACCGCCACGCTGTTCAATACCCAGATTCTCTACTGCAGTAACTTCTATATAATCGATATAATTACGGTTCCACAGCGGTTCGAAGATGCCGTTGGCAAAACGGAAAGCAAGAATATTTTGAGCTGTTTCTTTACCGAGAAAATGATCGATACGATAAATCTGGTGCTCCTCAAAGACGGAAGCATATATTTTGTTTAGTTCTTGTGCTGACTTCAGGTCGTAGCCGAAAGGTTTCTCAACGATGATACGGGTATGCTTACGATTCAATCCGGCTTTTTTCAGATGCAGGGGAATAACTCCATAAAGTGAAGGAGGCGTAGCAAGATAGAACAGCAAATTATCCGGAGCTTTCTCACCTGTGATTTCCTGTAAACGCTTGCCCAGCATTTCGTACCCTTCTTCTTTGGCAGGATCTATGCTGAGATAATGTAAATGAGTACAGAATTCCTTCATCCCTACTTCAGCGGGAGTGACAAAATGTTCCAGTTCATTCAATATATAGTCACGGTAAGTATCATCCGCGTAGTCTGTGCGCCCAATTCCTAAAATGCTAAACTCTTCCGGCAACCGATTATCTTTATAAAGAGAGTAGAGTGCCGGCATAAGTTTGCGCTTCGTCAGGTCACCCGAGGCGCCGAATATGATCATTACAAATTTACTCATTTAATTTAGTGATTAGTGGTTAGTGATTAGTAGTTAGTGACTACACATTATATGTACCTGATTTTGTATCTCCGCCATGTCCGGTCCAGTTCTCATGGAAGAATTGCCCGCGAAGTTCATCAGTACGTTCGAAAGTATGTGCACCAAAGTAATCGCGTTGTGCCTGAATCATATTGGCAGGTAACTTCGCAGATACCAGTGAATAGAAATAGTTCAGTGCAGAAGAGAAAGCAGGAACAGGCAGTTCTTCTTTCATTGCATGAGCTACAAGATGCTTCCAGCCCGAAAGCAATTCTTTAATTTCTTCCCGGAAGTAAGGAGCAAGCAGCAAGTGCTTCGGCTTCTGTGATGCTTCAAAAGCTGCGGCTATATCATTCAAGAATACGCTACGAATAATACAACCACCACGCCACATACGGGCAATGGA
The nucleotide sequence above comes from Bacteroides intestinalis DSM 17393. Encoded proteins:
- a CDS encoding efflux RND transporter periplasmic adaptor subunit, which codes for MSKKKIIIVAVGIIIVAGMAIWIFGGDAKKRKVVYETTTVSRSDISNSVTATGTIEPVTEVEVGTQVSGIIDKLYADYNSVVTKGQLIAEMDKVTLQSELASQKATYDGAKAEYEYQQKNYERNKGLHEKQLISDTDYEQSLYNYQKAKSAYDSSKASLAKAERNLSYATITSPIDGVVISRDVEEGQTVASGFETPTLFTIAADLTQMQVVADVDEADIGDVEEGQRVSFTVDAYPNDVFEGKVTQIRLGATSSSSSTTTSTTVVTYEVVISAHNPDLKLKPRLTANITIYTLDKQGVLSVPAKALRFTPAVPLVGKDAVIKDCEGEHKVWTREGDTFTAHPVSIGISNGIMTEITGGINENTQVVADAVISTGSGQAAVAEGQEGGERSPFMPGPPGNNKKKNNK
- a CDS encoding ABC transporter permease, with the translated sequence MNGTNLFKIALRALANNKLRAFLTMLGIIIGVASVITMLAIGQGSKKSIQAQISEMGSNMIMIHPGSDTRGGVRQDASSMQTLKLTDYEALRDETNFLAAVSPNVSSSGQLIAGNNNYPASVNGVGTEYLEIRQLSVESGEMFTEADIQNAAKVCIIGKTIVDNLFPNGQNPIGHIIRFNQVPLRVVGVLKAKGYNSMGMDQDEIVLAPYTTVMKRMLAVTYLQGIFASALSEDMTDYATDEITTILRRNHKLKENDDDDFTIRSQQELSTMLNSTTDLMTTLLACIAGISLVVGGIGIMNIMYVSVTERTREIGLRMSVGARGVDILSQFLIEAILISITGGIIGVVIGCGASFIVKNVAHWPIYIQAWSVFLSFAVCTVTGVFFGWYPAKKAADLDPIEAIRYE
- a CDS encoding linear amide C-N hydrolase, which translates into the protein MCKTNVFLITALVVIFSVIPQKRVRACTRVVYQGNKDMVITGRTMDWKEDTRSNIWIFPRGMERNGEVGKDPMRWKSKYGSVVTSAYDICSTDGMNEKGLVANLLWLAESSYPQWNGEKPALSIAAWVQYMLDNFATVSEAVSEIEKNTFDVVSDMMPDGTRMATLHLSISDATGDNAIFEYIDGKLNIHHNRSYQVMTNSPVFDQQLALDDYWKTIGGTTFLPGTNRAADRFVRASFYINAIPKTEDTRTALASVFSVIRNTSVPFGISTPDQPNISSTRWRTVSDQKDKVYYFESTLYPNVFWVDFKDVDFSEKAPVRKLNLLDGKTYAGNTAKEFVTAKPFQFLGIK
- a CDS encoding TolC family protein, producing the protein MRNVRRLTVITLSVASACVDSTTLQAQDATPTAAQEITVQSTSSQDDAALPSQWDLQTCIDYALQHNITLKRNRISAESAEVDVKTAKAALFPSLSASVSQRIVNRPNSETNTIIDGDNITSSTSKTSYNGSYGIDASWTLYNGSKRLNTIKQQKLNNRIAELNVAESENSIEESIAQIYVQILYAAEAVKVNENTLAVSQAERDRGQQLLEAGSIAKSDLAQLESQVSTDKYQLVTAQATLQDYKLQLKQLLELDGESEMNLYLPALGDENVLTPLPTKTDVYRAALTFRPEIESGKLNVQASDLDISIAKAGYIPTLSLSAGIGTTNANGNDFSFSEQVKNNWNNSLGLTVSIPIFNNRQTKSAVQKARLQKQTSELDLQDQQKTLYKTIESLWLDANSAQQQYVAAAEKLRSTQTSYDLIQEQFNLGMKNTVELLTEKNNLLNAQQETLQAKYMAILNAQLLRFYQGEGIQL
- a CDS encoding sensor histidine kinase codes for the protein MIMQEPKTRRIVEVLIHIIGWGIVFAFPFLLMNRSGFTVSWIDYLRHGSTVPISFLIVFYINYCFFIPHFLFEGRIKQYIILNLLLILCTAIGVHFWQDFIFHTYVKSTPPKRPGPPSWIFILRDVFSMVLTVGLAAAIRMSGRWIKVEAARREAEKSRTEAELKNLRNQLNPHFLLNTLNNIYALIAFDSDKAQAAVQELSRLLRHVLYDNQQNFVALGKEMDFIRNYIELMRIRLASNVTVETQIDVRADSRTEIAPLIFISLIENAFKHGISPTEPSFIRIHFSESPGQVCCEITNSYHPKSQADKSGSGIGLEQVRKRLELTYPGRYEWKQGVSDNGKEYKSILVIGFIE
- a CDS encoding LytR/AlgR family response regulator transcription factor, with the protein product MNLTCAIVDDEPLALDLLESYVNKTPFLTLDGKYSSAVQAMKELPEKRVDLLFLDIQMPELNGLEFSKMVDPHTRIIFSTAFEQYAIDGYKVNALDYLLKPISYVDFLQAANKAVQWFELLQQPKEEIESIFVKSDYKLVQIELKKILYVEGLKDYVKIYTEDSARAILSLMSMKSMEELLPASRFMRVHRSYIVQKEKIRVIDRGRIVFDKTYIPVSDSYKQVFQAFLDKRS
- a CDS encoding DUF2776 family protein, whose product is MNYGISILFRAIPLLMALFCFGYGAFVLDMGTDVNRFVAGPVVFSLGMICIALFATAATIIRQLIHTYSTAAKYVLPILGYLAAIVCFIGGMTYINDGITAAHFVAGHVICGVAFITACVATTATASTRFTLIPQNSKRTDHTVPAKAFSSAQGDALIILAVIFAVITWVWTFWLLGQSSTHVAYFVAGHVMAGLACICTSLVALVATISRQIRNTYTGSERKWWPALVLAMGTLSILWGLWILTDIDPDKSSIGYIMIGLGLVCYSISSKVILLAVIWRNVFKLANRIPLIPVLTALTCLFLSAFMFEMATLDDVYFVPARVLAGLGGICFTLFSIVSILESGTSNS
- the pgl gene encoding 6-phosphogluconolactonase, which gives rise to MKTYIYSTAVETARALIKHIISLMEAEPQKIFHIAFSGGSTPSLMFDLWADEFKDATPWLRMRIYWVDERCVPAEDSESNYGTMRRLLLDKVHMPEEYIFPIDGNNRPDNEAKRYSSVVRCHASLWHGFPALDIVLLGAGEDGHTSSIFPGQEHLLSSFHPYEVSVNPYNGQKRIAMTGCLLFNAKQLIFFVTGRNKANVVQDILDSGDTGPAAYVAHHAWNVEVFMDELAKP
- a CDS encoding ABC transporter ATP-binding protein; this encodes MSKTVIELQNIRRDFQVGEETVHALRGISFSIAEGEFVTIMGTSGSGKSTLLNTLGCLDTPTSGEYLLDGISVRTMSKPQRAILRNRKIGFVFQSYNLLAKTTAVENVELPLMYNASVSAAERRRRAIEALQAVGLGDRLEHKSNQMSGGQMQRVAIARALVNNPAVILADEATGNLDTRTSFEILVLFQKLHAEGRTIIFVTHNPEIAQYSSRNIRLRDGHVTEDTVNTKILSAAAALAALPKNDED